The window GGACCATGAAGAATTCGCCCCTGAACTTGTATCATCACATTGCATACTGCCTGGCGAGGCTGGATTGCATCTAAGTCGGAGTTTGGAGTTTGGTCGCGGCCGAATGTGGCCCATACACAGGATGGGTAAAACTTTATGACTTACAATTCCCTTTGTTCCTGGGTCGTCTGAAAGCGGCCCTAAGTGGTCACGTACTGCATTCCCGATTATCTAGATCGCTGCATTTAAACGTGAAGAAGGATTATAGGGGAGTAAACGAAAACTCGCCAGGCAGCAGATTGACTACCTTGGACACGGCTGTGGAATAGCCAATCCAGGCAACTAccaacaaaaaaagaagaaaagaagccTTTACATGGTGAATTCGGCTTGTAAGCAGCATCAGTCGTAGTATCAAGAATATTGTACCTTTTAGATGCGGTGATTTACCTACCATCCGCCGAAGCTGGCTGGTGTGTAGAGGATCTCCAAAACAGGGGTAGGTTGGGTAAGCTAGCGAACGCGGGTTCGCGCTGGCTAAATGAATATTTGGGGCCGAGTCCCgctacttacctacctaggtatgtatgtatggCACCTCTCTGGGCCGCTATACAAACCACCACTCGTGGAGGAGCTTGTCCTTTCAGACCGACATTGCCCAAAGAAGACAACCCGGTTTTTGCAATAGCGCAGAGCTGCCGCAGAACAGCTTGCGCCATGTCGCGACTAATATGTGAGTTTCAAACCCTCGTGAAGACCATGTGGCCGAGCTATACTGACCAGGCCCCTGCATAGCTTCGGCTCTATCGTTGCGACGTGATCCACGCATCCTCAAGCTGCCACCCTACCTCTCGTTAGCATGCATTCTCGGCGGCATTGCATGGCTGTTTCTGCTTCCTCTCAACGACTACTCCCGACGAACATATATATCTGAGAACGCGCTGCTCCCTGGGCAAGTGCACACATACTTTGGGGGTAGCGACCAGAATGTCTTGCGGGCGTACAGGCAAGAGGTCACCTCTGTCAGGGACAAGCCCAATTACGAGTATGCTCGCCAATCTCTCCCATGGTCTGAAACTTACAATGGGCACACCGTAGGATTAACGACAAACTCGAGGGCATTCTCAAAAACGTGGGACTGAAGGTTGGACGTCAGAATTACACATACGAATCagccggcgacatctacacGGGCGAGAACATTTACGCCATTCTCCAGGCTCCGCGCGGCGACGCCACAGAAGCAATCGTGCTGGTAGCTGCCTGGAAGACGGTCGACGACAGGTTCAATGTCAACGGCGTGCCGTTGGCTCTGACTCTCGCGCGATACTTCAAGCGGTGGTCCCTCTGGTCCAAGGACATCATACTCCTTTTCCCCCCGGACAGCAGGACAGGGACCCAGGCTTGGGTTGACGCCTACCACGACTCACACGACTCGTCCCGCGTGAGCTCTCTGCCCCTCAAGTCCGGCGCGCTGCAGGGCGCTATCGCCATCGACTTCTCACAGGAATACCGCTTCGAGTCTATCCACATCATCTACGACGGCATCAACGGCCAACTGCCGAATCTCGATCTCATCAATTCCGTCGTGAATATCGCAGGCGGGCAGATGGGTATGGGCACTGCGATCCAGGAGATGTGGTCGCACTCGGACAAGTACCAGGACCGACTCCGGACCATGCTTCGTGGCATGCTTAACCAAGGTCTTGGCCACGCCTCGGGCCCGCATAGCAGTTTTATCCCGTACCATGTTGACGCTGTCACTCTGCAGCCTTTTGGTGAAGGTTGGCACGACGAGATGGGTATGGGCCGCTTGGTCGAGGGTACGTTCCGCAGCCTGAACAACCTCCTTGAACACCTCCACCAGAGCTTCTTTTTTTACCTTCTCATGCATAAAGAGAGATTCGTCAGCATTGGCACGTACCTGCCCAGTGCCATGATTCTCGCCGCGAGCTTCACCATTACTGCCATCTCTTTGTGGGTGAAGAGTGGCCAGCAGGAAGAGGGTTCAGGCGTGACGAGCACAACAACCACATCCAAGACCCTGATTATGCCTTCACAAGAGTCTGCCGAAGGTGCTATAACTGTGTCAGActcaccaacaccatctgCACCAGCTGTCGAACGTGACTTGTTCCTTCCTTTGGGTCTAGTGGCCATCTGCCAGTTCCTGGGCGTTGTGCCGCTGTACATCTTCAACCACATGCCCGCAAGCGTAAGCTTCCAGCACCCCGTCTATTGAAACCATATGCTAACGCCCGTCTCGCAGATGCTTTCGGGGGCCTACACGACCTTCGCGCTCGTCAACTGCGCCCTCCCTTTCCTTGTCTCCTCGCTGCTTTCCTCAACCTACAACCCAACCGTCCAGCAGTACCAGCTTATCAAGTCTTTTtccttgctgctgctcggcaTGTTTCTCTCCGCCCTGGCAACCCTCAATTTTTCCTTGGCCTTCCTCGTTGGCGTCATGGCTAGTCCGCTCTCCTTCATGCGACCCTGGCCGAGCCACCCACCCGTTCGCTGGGTCTGCGCTGCCTCCCTTCAACTCGCCTCTCCGACGGCGGCACTTTATTCCGTCTCATCATATTTCAACATTAGCATCGGCGAGGTTCTCAAGGAGGCTGCGTTCGGGTGGGACGTTTGGGGCATGTACACTCCCGTCATCATCTGGGGTGTATGGTGGCCCGCCTGGCTCATGGGGTCCGTTATTGTTCTTGGACAGCCAGCGGCCAAGGTGAAAAAATCTGTATAGCTAGGGTCAACCTCTGGCTGGTACCGCTGGTCTCTCTGCACGCACCACTCCGCGGAGTTTAGTGTTGGGAGGAATGGTTACAAAATAGTTGTGCAACAGATTGGCTCATCACGGAATAGGAACAGCAGTTTTGTCATCAAAATCATCGCAGCCCAAGATGGAGGCCGGtatccatctctctctctaagTCTAGTGGTGTACACTGGtccgtcctcgtcgcagACCAATATTATAGACGTCATTCATATCCGCCCATAACCTCGCCTCCTACTTCAGGCCGCCCACACATCACCGCCGGCATTCTCGATCCAGTTGCCGAGCTGGTTGACCTGCGAGTCCCAGTCGAGCAGCCGCTGGCGCATGTTACCAATCTGCTTCATGTCGAGCACCTTGGGCTGAACCCAGGTGATGTGCGCAACCTCGTCCACCTGGTCAATGTTTCCGCGCAGGAGCCCTAAGCTCAGAGCCTTCATGATCAGGTGCTCGATCTCGTTGGGGCGCACCTTGGTCTCCTGGGCGATGTCGGCGAAGGACATGGCACGGTCGTGGGGCGGCCGGCGGAAGACGGCTTCGGTGAGCGCCGCGAGGTAGATCTTCTGACGCAGATGCCCAGCGTTCTCGTTGAGTAGGGGCTTGGACCGCATGCGGGCCGAAAGGGCTTCGAAACCCTGGAGATCGCCGCGGTTGAAGGCGAAAAGCAGATCGCGGAACCACTCATCCTGGGTGCCcttgagggcgtcgaggacggggTGCAGAAGCAACTCGCCAAAGTTGTAAATGGTGTCCGAGACCAAGGCGGCGATACTAAGGTGCAGAGCTCGCCTGTGGCGTTCCTGGGCTGTGAGAGAGTTGATGTCGATGCAGGCAAGGTAGAGTAGGGCGTTGCGGTAGTAGGCAGCGAAGTCCATCTTGCGCTAGGATCAGGTTCCGTGTCAGCAGGATTCCTGCGAGAAGTATTAGGAAGGGCCAGGGAGCCTACCTGGTAGTAGTTCGCGTTCGCATCGTAAAATGCTGCGTGGACAATTGTCTCAACCGAGTCGAAGCTATCCAGTATTCTCTCGGCTgtgtcgagctccttgcgAGCCCCGTCCATATCCTCCAGATCCAGCTTTACTCTGGCTACCGCGACAGAAGCATACACAAGTGCATCTTGTGAGTTCTCGTTGTCGACCTTCTTCGCAACACCCTGGAGGAACGCCAGACGCTCTTCGTCATCTGTGAGGTCATATTAGCGCCCATGTTGCTTTATGTACGTCTAGATAATGGTGCCATTATACCCTTGCACTCCGTGGCGGCCTTCAGGGCCAGGTCGACAAGCTTGAGCTGGTTGATCTTGTCCGCGAACTTCAAAACGAAGACCTTGTAGAAAGACAGTCGCTGGGGCTTGCTGCCCGGGTGGCTGAAGAACTGGCTAAGCGCATCGGTAAGCTGGTGCCAAAGTTTCCGCTCCCAGTAGTTCTCGAAGTCCAGAACGAGATGCTGCAGCTCCTCGGGGGCCTCGTCGCGCTGCTCCGCCAGGAAGTCGGGGATTGCGTCAACGTTCATCTTGGTGGAGGATTGAGGTTAAGGGTCGAAATTGTATGTGGGGGGGAGCTTCGAGATGCCCAGGTGGACGATGGATTCGTGGGCGTGCAGATTAATTCAGAGTTCGAATATGTTGAGGCAGCCACACATACAGCAGTCGAAATAAGCCGAATCTTTCTACTGTGTCTCTTTGTCGTGGTCAACGCCGGGTGGCCTGTCTTGAGATAAGATAGCTAGGTATGTGAGTGTGTTGATGAAGACAAGCAGTAGCTCTCTGGAGGGGCGACGCACGTAACGCGGCTAGCTAGCAGCCTGGTgaggtaggtaaggtacgGATGTAGCACACAGCACCTGGCAGTTGCTCTGGGACCCGCTTCGGATGCGTCGACCAATAGCTGTTTTTCCGATACTGTGACCAAAATATGGACCGTGCTTTCAATTTCCACGTGACCCGCTCATCTTCCGTCCGGGATTCTGGATCAAGCTCGCGACTTTGGAGCTTTCGGCCAGTATTGAAGCAATCAATTGCCAGTCAATTGGGGCTACCGCACTTACTTGCTGCCGCCTCGATAACTCACAATGGCCTCCTTTCCGACTACGGTGCGGTCAACCCGGAATGTTGCGCAAAATGTCCTGAGAAGGCAGCCCCTCCATGACATTGCCATCACCCGTACTGGCAAGCCCATTCTGCGAACCCAGGGCGGAAGGTAGGCATACCAACCGATTGTGTTGTGTGAGCCCGTTTCTGACCTTACTTTGCAACATAGATCTTCTCTTGGTGGTATGCACAAACGAGTCCCAATCGATCACGAAGCTTTGTCTAAGAACGATACACAGGACACACTGCGACGGTTTTTGGCGCAACGGGCCAGGTTGGACGATACATCGTGAACAGACTCGGTACGAACGGACAACCCACGAGCTTGCCGACCTGTTTCTGACCCGTTCGATAGCTCGTCAAGGATGCACCGTTGTTATCCCTTTCC is drawn from Colletotrichum destructivum chromosome 6, complete sequence and contains these coding sequences:
- a CDS encoding Putative GPI transamidase component Gaa1, producing the protein MAPLWAAIQTTTRGGACPFRPTLPKEDNPVFAIAQSCRRTACAMSRLISSALSLRRDPRILKLPPYLSLACILGGIAWLFLLPLNDYSRRTYISENALLPGQVHTYFGGSDQNVLRAYRQEVTSVRDKPNYEINDKLEGILKNVGLKVGRQNYTYESAGDIYTGENIYAILQAPRGDATEAIVLVAAWKTVDDRFNVNGVPLALTLARYFKRWSLWSKDIILLFPPDSRTGTQAWVDAYHDSHDSSRVSSLPLKSGALQGAIAIDFSQEYRFESIHIIYDGINGQLPNLDLINSVVNIAGGQMGMGTAIQEMWSHSDKYQDRLRTMLRGMLNQGLGHASGPHSSFIPYHVDAVTLQPFGEGWHDEMGMGRLVEGTFRSLNNLLEHLHQSFFFYLLMHKERFVSIGTYLPSAMILAASFTITAISLWVKSGQQEEGSGVTSTTTTSKTLIMPSQESAEGAITVSDSPTPSAPAVERDLFLPLGLVAICQFLGVVPLYIFNHMPASMLSGAYTTFALVNCALPFLVSSLLSSTYNPTVQQYQLIKSFSLLLLGMFLSALATLNFSLAFLVGVMASPLSFMRPWPSHPPVRWVCAASLQLASPTAALYSVSSYFNISIGEVLKEAAFGWDVWGMYTPVIIWGVWWPAWLMGSVIVLGQPAAKVKKSV
- a CDS encoding Putative proteasome component (PCI) domain, 26S Proteasome non-ATPase regulatory subunit 13, with the protein product MNVDAIPDFLAEQRDEAPEELQHLVLDFENYWERKLWHQLTDALSQFFSHPGSKPQRLSFYKVFVLKFADKINQLKLVDLALKAATECKDDEERLAFLQGVAKKVDNENSQDALVYASVAVARVKLDLEDMDGARKELDTAERILDSFDSVETIVHAAFYDANANYYQRKMDFAAYYRNALLYLACIDINSLTAQERHRRALHLSIAALVSDTIYNFGELLLHPVLDALKGTQDEWFRDLLFAFNRGDLQGFEALSARMRSKPLLNENAGHLRQKIYLAALTEAVFRRPPHDRAMSFADIAQETKVRPNEIEHLIMKALSLGLLRGNIDQVDEVAHITWVQPKVLDMKQIGNMRQRLLDWDSQVNQLGNWIENAGGDVWAA